From Anopheles funestus chromosome 3RL, idAnoFuneDA-416_04, whole genome shotgun sequence, a single genomic window includes:
- the LOC125770087 gene encoding homeobox protein extradenticle isoform X2: MEDPNRMMGGHGGLMPPNYGMPTNDGQTVDNDPRKQDIGEILQQIMNITDQSLDEAQARKHTLNCHRMKPVLFAVLCEIKEKTVLSLRNTQEEEPPDPQLMRLDNMLIAEGVAGPEKGGGADFLSQSDLTGGQDNAIEHSDYRAKLAQIRQIYHQELEKYEQACSEFTTHVMNLLREQSRTRPITPKEIERMVQIIHRKFSSIQMQLKQSTCEAVMILRSRFLDARRKRRNFSKQASEILNEYFYSHLSNPYPSEEAKEELARKCGITVSQVSNWFGNKRIRYKKNIGKAQEEANLYAAKKAAGASPYSMGGPPSGAATPMMSPAPAQDSMGYSLGSGGYDQQQPYDGSMGYDQLHQDLSP; encoded by the exons ATGGAAGATCCAAACCGAATGATGGGAGGCCACGGTGGCTTAATGCCACCGAATTATGGTATGCCGACGAacgatggtcaaacagtggACAATGATCCTCGCAAACAAGATATCGGCGAAATTTTACAGCAAATCATGAACATCACCGACCAATCGCTGGACGAAGCACAGGCCCGCAAGCACACACTGAACTGCCACAGGATGAAACCGGTTTTATTTGCTGTGTTGTGtgaaatcaaagaaaaaacag TTCTATCACTGCGAAACACCCAGGAAGAAGAACCTCCAGATCCGCAATTGATGCGTTTGGACAACATGCTGATCGCCGAGGGAGTCGCGGGACCGGAGAAGGgtggtggtgcag ATTTTCTGTCGCAATCCGATCTAACCGGTGGTCAAGATAATGCTATCGAACACTCTGACTATCGGGCAAAGTTGGCACAGATTCGTCAGATTTACCACCAGGAGCTGGAAAAATATGAACAAGCCTGCAGCGAATTTACCACGCACGTCATGAACTTACTAAGAGAGCAAAGTCGTACAAG GCCTATTACTCCAAAAGAAATTGAACGAATGGTGCAAATCATCCATCGTAAATTCAGCTCCATCCAGATGCAGCTCAAGCAATCAACCTGTGAAGCCGTAATGATCCTGCG ttCCCGATTCCTGGATGCTCGAAGAAAAAGACGTAATTTCAGTAAGCAGGCTTCTGAAATTCTTAACGAGTATTTTTATAGCCACCTTAGTAATCCTTACCCATCAGAAGAAGCGAAGGAAGAACTAGCGAGGAAATGTGGTATCACG GTTTCCCAAGTGTCGAACTGGTTCGGTAATAAACGTATTCGCTACAAAAAGAACATCGGCAAAGCGCAGGAAGAAGCGAACCTGTACGCTGCTAAGAAGGCAGCCGGTGCGTCACCGTACTCAATGGGCGGGCCACCGAGTGGTGCCGCCACACCAATGATGTCTCCTGCCCCGGCCCAAGATTCAATGGGATATTCGCTCGGGTCTGGTGGTTACGATCAGCAGCAGCCATACGACGGCAGTATGGGATATGATCAGTTACATCAGGATCTCAGTCCTTGA
- the LOC125770087 gene encoding homeobox protein extradenticle isoform X1, which translates to MEDPNRMMGGHGGLMPPNYGMPTNDGQTVDNDPRKQDIGEILQQIMNITDQSLDEAQARKHTLNCHRMKPVLFAVLCEIKEKTVLSLRNTQEEEPPDPQLMRLDNMLIAEGVAGPEKGGGAGADSAAAAMAAANDFLSQSDLTGGQDNAIEHSDYRAKLAQIRQIYHQELEKYEQACSEFTTHVMNLLREQSRTRPITPKEIERMVQIIHRKFSSIQMQLKQSTCEAVMILRSRFLDARRKRRNFSKQASEILNEYFYSHLSNPYPSEEAKEELARKCGITVSQVSNWFGNKRIRYKKNIGKAQEEANLYAAKKAAGASPYSMGGPPSGAATPMMSPAPAQDSMGYSLGSGGYDQQQPYDGSMGYDQLHQDLSP; encoded by the exons ATGGAAGATCCAAACCGAATGATGGGAGGCCACGGTGGCTTAATGCCACCGAATTATGGTATGCCGACGAacgatggtcaaacagtggACAATGATCCTCGCAAACAAGATATCGGCGAAATTTTACAGCAAATCATGAACATCACCGACCAATCGCTGGACGAAGCACAGGCCCGCAAGCACACACTGAACTGCCACAGGATGAAACCGGTTTTATTTGCTGTGTTGTGtgaaatcaaagaaaaaacag TTCTATCACTGCGAAACACCCAGGAAGAAGAACCTCCAGATCCGCAATTGATGCGTTTGGACAACATGCTGATCGCCGAGGGAGTCGCGGGACCGGAGAAGGgtggtggtgcaggtgcgGATAGTGCCGCGGCAGCAATGGCCGCTGCCAACG ATTTTCTGTCGCAATCCGATCTAACCGGTGGTCAAGATAATGCTATCGAACACTCTGACTATCGGGCAAAGTTGGCACAGATTCGTCAGATTTACCACCAGGAGCTGGAAAAATATGAACAAGCCTGCAGCGAATTTACCACGCACGTCATGAACTTACTAAGAGAGCAAAGTCGTACAAG GCCTATTACTCCAAAAGAAATTGAACGAATGGTGCAAATCATCCATCGTAAATTCAGCTCCATCCAGATGCAGCTCAAGCAATCAACCTGTGAAGCCGTAATGATCCTGCG ttCCCGATTCCTGGATGCTCGAAGAAAAAGACGTAATTTCAGTAAGCAGGCTTCTGAAATTCTTAACGAGTATTTTTATAGCCACCTTAGTAATCCTTACCCATCAGAAGAAGCGAAGGAAGAACTAGCGAGGAAATGTGGTATCACG GTTTCCCAAGTGTCGAACTGGTTCGGTAATAAACGTATTCGCTACAAAAAGAACATCGGCAAAGCGCAGGAAGAAGCGAACCTGTACGCTGCTAAGAAGGCAGCCGGTGCGTCACCGTACTCAATGGGCGGGCCACCGAGTGGTGCCGCCACACCAATGATGTCTCCTGCCCCGGCCCAAGATTCAATGGGATATTCGCTCGGGTCTGGTGGTTACGATCAGCAGCAGCCATACGACGGCAGTATGGGATATGATCAGTTACATCAGGATCTCAGTCCTTGA
- the LOC125770082 gene encoding protein split ends-like isoform X1, which translates to MSEDFDIYADLEHIEREANKESQELLALKKHIAELQQQVKATEQEKTDIIRRNEILLENVSSLLLTAKAELKRKDTMISDLRRQCDNIAFGRKNHVDRNVNCANKFTQTSVAHTQNIEGAMPIECNDRLRSKSKNIDVTDPIQHRDRDRERERLCKEQVFQDREQNHRRDKSRNREIDRHRDQERNRDRYRDSDRERDRYRDSDRERDRERHSDRHRKRSQERNRPKEHKRYERISDKETYEVIRKKDLKHNDDRTRKEEMYTPAHSRANEAGEYNKNNPICSENKQKCLEIRSETSKAKNSRSQELKNNKKPAKVANTHANHMAQKSIAGQMKEFVQDTMERSATKPATSESDLAVDESFQSTELFDTNSKGQGIQVISEFRNQNVVDTSTSMTQLSSKSMDSDIQKESEAVSKSSKLSTKQQQNKDSSTAANKIIEKSKKSDRDDQKNIPKAQDNQKEVNVSNHQSQIPQSTVVTISLSTDPIVTASSTHYRPFSADERLNTNGEKVEVSESTVTDSETSNSGKVNDETNCNKEHNTVISGKETVIGLIAKAPASLIETSGTNVEFSSGDTRRFLLEVIRHEDTTESSKGHRSVVEAKNIQTNELEKKKYKSKTSSKRKSEPELEVTENPELKDLKQNELCQNTPANATQLVTISNSENEVQISNPGQLNTFHTTRSIENASHANETTNIQEFRSSEPNVDGTCNEIGSETDHHLMSGNLESNSKLTLLNDATKKLVSDESTIPKHSPATSVISEATNDKQQIHDAIPSNDTNSHCFPLRDRRSNSCYSDVLQVGKHPPQATMSIQTYFMNFNVQEVESEVISCIEQSLPTQCVEPIDESGSAVLREASDVVELEEADHINEVQKKPKTSTAEIVRERLRKKNSATLQKASHHSSEIPIPMIPLKRRLSIDSANIASKRYKLETDTPLDGNKLSVSPSGKLSSTYFSQIALPITSALDSIPRKLKSPNVKQKAHSMLMTPMVVVHSPAKPSSDTDKTVQNSYYTLDDQSSLQNIMDSLLQTPIKHESSDNVSPPCANGLDDDEDNRENIGTTNNEKLIIYSTPLSTKPLSRFSRDDDQTNALFRNATSTVEAKSTLKTFGDRKESCIPSRVDSGREGNPKKITASVQAVRDTTSKQTTHLVDKYGETSIELSVKHSKSRKRCQSPTHLLDNSSADGDSSFLNINNNCDTSSAKKKVKKMNVERDVGKSPKNDIVLKQQSCHISSTNSITTKLANLSKVFKTAVAVPKSTHLKQLTDATSANNNDTTIAKEENYNLVETLGSKTVVCQKPTVDVVNAVEKIRQRKNTPSSSKCTNEDELRFNTPLINNSSNRISSGTSVQLLANMQMPASKRSRKQKNEDENRAGLTGMQSIEKDVALVRNGTETLTKHEKKRAVRCNDTEVGKLNPQHLETQSTLPINSIDLKRLNAQTTAEPSVPVHIESSTSTRGKKIEEAERSQCVVSNVTLNLSLADNASNNHSNRKRDTPVQHVREMRIVKESPSLMRVFITRK; encoded by the exons ATGTCGGAAGACTTTGATATATACGCTGATCTAGAACATATTGAAAGAGAAGCTAACAAG GAGAGCCAGGAActtttggcattaaaaaaacacattgcagAACTTCAACAACAGGTGAAAGCAACAGAACAAGAGAAAACGGATATCATCAGAAGGAATGAAATATTGCTTGAAAATGTGTCATCGCTATTGTTGACTGCCAAAGCTGAGCTTAAGAGAAAGGATACAATGATCAGTGATCTTAGGAGGCAGTGTGATAATATTGCTTTCGGCCGTAAAAACCACGTTGATAGAAATGTTAACTGTGCGAATAAGTTTACTCAAACGTCggtagcacacacacaaaacattgaaGGGGCAATGCCAATAGAGTGTAACGATCGTTTGCgaagcaaaagtaaaaacattGATGTTACAGACCCGATCCAGCACCGGGATCGGGATCGTGAACGTGAAAGGTTGTGCAAAGAACAAGTGTTCCAAGATCGAGAACAAAACCACCGTCGTGATAAATCGCGCAACAGGGAAATCGATAGACACCGTGATCAGGAACGAAATCGTGATCGATACCGTGACAGTGATAGGGAGCGTGATCGATACCGTGACAGTGATAGGGAGCGTGATCGAGAAAGACACAGCGACCGGCATCGCAAAAGATCGCAAGAACGCAACCGTCCCAAGGAACATAAGCGCTATGAGCGCATCAGCGACAAAGAAACATATGAAGTTATCCGTAAAAAAGACCTAAAGCACAATGATGATCGTacaaggaaggaagaaatgtACACACCTGCCCATAGCAGAGCGAATGAAGCTGGTGAATACAATAAGAATAATCCTATATGTtccgaaaataaacaaaagtgcTTGGAGATTCGCAGCGAAACTAGTAAAGCGAAGAATAGTCGATCACAAGAGCTCAAAAATAACAAGAAGCCTGCCAAAGTGGCGAATACACATGCAAATCATATGGCACAAAAAAGCATAGCTGGTCAGATGAAAGAGTTTGTTCAGGACACAATGGAACGGTCGGCCACCAAACCAGCAACCAGTGAAAGCGATCTTGCAGTAGATGAATCGTTTCAATCAACAGAATTATTCGACACTAACAGTAAAGGACAAGGAATTCAAGTGATTTCGGAATTTAGGAACCAAAATGTCGTCGATACTAGTACTTCGATGACGCAACTTAGTAGCAAATCTATGGATAGTGACATTCAGAAAGAAAGTGAAGCAGTAAGTAAATCTAGTAAACTGTCTactaaacagcaacaaaacaaggaTTCAAGTAcggcagcaaacaaaataattgaaaaaagcaagaaaagcgACAGAGATGACCAAAAGAATATTCCAAAAGCCCAGGACAATCAAAAAGAGGTTAACGTAAGTAATCATCAATCGCAAATACCACAAAGTACAGTGGTAACGATAAGTTTGTCAACAGATCCAATTGTAACAGCATCGAGTACACATTATAGACCCTTTTCGGCAGATGAGCGATTAAATACAAACGGTGAGAAGGTAGAAGTATCGGAATCTACAGTAACGGATAGCGAAACATCAAATAGTGGAAAGGTAAATGATGAAACGAATTGTAATAAGGAACATAATACAGTTATTTCCGGTAAGGAAACCGTTATTGGGCTCATCGCAAAAGCACCAGCAAGTTTAATTGAAACCAGCGGCACTAATGTTGAGTTTAGTTCGGGGGATACACGTAGGTTTCTCCTAGAGGTAATTCGCCATGAGGACACAACGGAAAGTAGTAAGGGACATCGTTCAGTcgttgaagcaaaaaacattcaaactaaCGAattagagaagaaaaaatacaagagtaaaacatcatcaaaaagaaaatcggAACCTGAACTTGAAGTAACGGAAAATCCTGAACTGAaggatttgaaacaaaatgagcTTTGCCAAAATACGCCAGCAAACGCTACACAACTAGTAACGATTTCAAATAGTGAAAATGAGGTGCAAATTTCGAACCCTGGCCAATTGAATACGTTTCACACAACACGCAGTATTGAGAACGCGAGCCATGCAAACGAAACGACAAACATTCAAGAATTTAGAAGCTCGGAACCAAACGTGGATGGCACTTGTAATGAAATAGGGAGTGAAACAGATCATCATTTAATGAGCGGCAATTTGGAATCAAACAGTAAGTTGACGTTACTTAACGATGCGACGAAGAAGTTAGTATCAGATGAGTCAACTATCCCGAAACACTCTCCAGCGACGTCAGTTATTAGTGAAGCGACAAACGACAAGCAGCAGATTCATGATGCTATTCCCTCAAATGATACTAATTCGCATTGCTTTCCCCTGCGTGACAGACGTTCCAATAGTTGCTATTCTGATGTGTTGCAAGTTGGAAAACATCCACCACAAGCAACAATGTcaattcaaacatattttatgaaTTTCAATGTCCAAGAGGTTGAGAGTGAAGTGATCTCCTGTATTGAACAAAGTTTGCCCACACAGTGCGTTGAACCGATCGATGAAAGTGGATCTGCAGTATTGAGAGAAGCGTCTGATGTTGTTGAATTGGAAGAAGCTGATCATATAAATGAGGTCCAAAAGAAACCTAAAACATCTACTGCAGAGATCGTACGTGAGCGGTTACGAAAGAAGAATAGTGCAACTTTACAGAAAGCATCGCATCATAGCAGTGAAATACCTATACCTATGATTCCTTTAAAGCGAAGATTATCTATCGATAGTGCTAACATAGCGAGCAAACGATACAAACTAGAAACCGACACACCTTTGGATGGGAATAAACTCTCCGTTTCGCCATCTGGTAAACTTTCGTCGACGTACTTTTCGCAAATTGCTTTGCCAATAACTTCTGCACTAGACAGTATTCCGAGAAAGTTAAAATCGCcgaatgttaaacaaaaagcTCACAGTATGCTTATGACCCCGATGGTAGTGGTCCATTCGCCAGCTAAGCCGTCGTCCGACACGGACAAAACTGTGCAAAATAGTTACTACACTTTGGATGATCAATCATCGCTGCAGAATATCATGGATTCGCTGTTACAAACCCCAATTAAGCATGAATCATCCGATAATGTTTCACCTCCGTGCGCAAATGGTTTGGACGACGATGAAGACAATCGAGAAAACATTGGAACAACAAATAACGAAAAGTTGATAATATATTCCACTCCTCTTAGCACTAAACCGTTGTCACGGTTTTCGCGCGATGATGACCAGACAAATGCGTTGTTCCGCAACGCAACTAGTACAGTAGAAGCAAAAAGTACATTAAAAACGTTTGGCGATCGCAAAGAGTCATGCATTCCTTCAAGGGTAGACTCTGGACGGGAAGGTAATCCAAAGAAAATCACAgcttcggtacaagctgtacGCGATACTACATCGAAACAAACAACGCACTTGGTAGACAAATATGGTGAAACCTCTATTGAATTATctgtaaaacattcaaaatctAGGAAAAGATGTCAAAGTCCAACGCATTTGTTAGATAATTCTTCAGCAGATGGTGATAGTagctttttaaatataaataacaacTGCGATACATCATCGgctaaaaaaaaggtcaagaAAATGAACGTTGAACGAGATGTTGGTAAAAGTCCCAAAAACGATATTGTCCTCAAACAACAGTCATGTCATATTTCTTCTACTAATAGCATCACAACCAAATTGGCCAACCTAtcaaaagtatttaaaacagCAGTAGCTGTACCGAAATccacacatttaaaacaactaACAGATGCAACCTCTGCAAACAACAACGATACAACGATAGCAAAGGAAGAGAACTACAACCTAGTGGAAACATTGGGAAGTAAAACAGTAGTGTGCCAGAAACCGACTGTAGATGTTGTTAATGCAGTTGAAAAAAtaagacaaagaaaaaatactcCAAGCTCTAGTAAATGTACCAATGAAGATGAGTTGCGCTTTAACACACCATTAATCAACAATTCTAGCAATAGAATTTCTAGCGGAACATCTGTACAATTGCTTGCAAATATGCAAATGCCGGCAAGCAAGCGATCTCGAAAGCAAAAGAATGAAGACGAAAATCGTGCTGGGTTAACCGGCATGCAATCTATTGAAAAAGATGTTGCCCTGGTTAGAAATGGCACTGAAACATTAaccaaacacgaaaaaaagcgAGCAGTGAGATGCAATGACACTGAAGTCGGAAAATTGAATCCACAGCATTTGGAAACACAATCGACTTTACCGATTAACAGTATAGACTTGAAGAGGCTAAACGCGCAAACTACAGCGGAACCATCCGTGCCAGTCCATATTGAGTCTAGTACTAGCACTCGTGGtaagaaaatagaagaagcCGAACGTTCTCAGTGTGTAGTAAGCAATGTTACCCTTAACCTATCACTAGCAGACAACGCGTCAAATAATCACAGTAATCGCAAGCGTGACACTCCGGTACAACACGTTCGAGAAATGCGAATAGTTAAAGAAAGTCCCTCCTTAATGCGAGTTTTTATAACGAGAAAGTAG
- the LOC125770082 gene encoding zinc finger CCCH domain-containing protein 13-like isoform X2, with protein sequence MSEDFDIYADLEHIEREANKESQELLALKKHIAELQQQVKATEQEKTDIIRRNEILLENVSSLLLTAKAELKRKDTMISDLRRQCDNIAFGRKNHVDRNVNCANKFTQTSVAHTQNIEGAMPIECNDRLRSKSKNIDVTDPIQHRDRDRERERLCKEQVFQDREQNHRRDKSRNREIDRHRDQERNRDRYRDSDRERDRYRDSDRERDRERHSDRHRKRSQERNRPKEHKRYERISDKETYEVIRKKDLKHNDDRTRKEEMYTPAHSRANEAGEYNKNNPICSENKQKCLEIRSETSKAKNSRSQELKNNKKPAKVANTHANHMAQKSIAGQMKEFVQDTMERSATKPATSESDLAVDESFQSTELFDTNSKGQGIQVISEFRNQNVVDTSTSMTQLSSKSMDSDIQKESEAVSKSSKLSTKQQQNKDSSTAANKIIEKSKKSDRDDQKNIPKAQDNQKEVNIQL encoded by the exons ATGTCGGAAGACTTTGATATATACGCTGATCTAGAACATATTGAAAGAGAAGCTAACAAG GAGAGCCAGGAActtttggcattaaaaaaacacattgcagAACTTCAACAACAGGTGAAAGCAACAGAACAAGAGAAAACGGATATCATCAGAAGGAATGAAATATTGCTTGAAAATGTGTCATCGCTATTGTTGACTGCCAAAGCTGAGCTTAAGAGAAAGGATACAATGATCAGTGATCTTAGGAGGCAGTGTGATAATATTGCTTTCGGCCGTAAAAACCACGTTGATAGAAATGTTAACTGTGCGAATAAGTTTACTCAAACGTCggtagcacacacacaaaacattgaaGGGGCAATGCCAATAGAGTGTAACGATCGTTTGCgaagcaaaagtaaaaacattGATGTTACAGACCCGATCCAGCACCGGGATCGGGATCGTGAACGTGAAAGGTTGTGCAAAGAACAAGTGTTCCAAGATCGAGAACAAAACCACCGTCGTGATAAATCGCGCAACAGGGAAATCGATAGACACCGTGATCAGGAACGAAATCGTGATCGATACCGTGACAGTGATAGGGAGCGTGATCGATACCGTGACAGTGATAGGGAGCGTGATCGAGAAAGACACAGCGACCGGCATCGCAAAAGATCGCAAGAACGCAACCGTCCCAAGGAACATAAGCGCTATGAGCGCATCAGCGACAAAGAAACATATGAAGTTATCCGTAAAAAAGACCTAAAGCACAATGATGATCGTacaaggaaggaagaaatgtACACACCTGCCCATAGCAGAGCGAATGAAGCTGGTGAATACAATAAGAATAATCCTATATGTtccgaaaataaacaaaagtgcTTGGAGATTCGCAGCGAAACTAGTAAAGCGAAGAATAGTCGATCACAAGAGCTCAAAAATAACAAGAAGCCTGCCAAAGTGGCGAATACACATGCAAATCATATGGCACAAAAAAGCATAGCTGGTCAGATGAAAGAGTTTGTTCAGGACACAATGGAACGGTCGGCCACCAAACCAGCAACCAGTGAAAGCGATCTTGCAGTAGATGAATCGTTTCAATCAACAGAATTATTCGACACTAACAGTAAAGGACAAGGAATTCAAGTGATTTCGGAATTTAGGAACCAAAATGTCGTCGATACTAGTACTTCGATGACGCAACTTAGTAGCAAATCTATGGATAGTGACATTCAGAAAGAAAGTGAAGCAGTAAGTAAATCTAGTAAACTGTCTactaaacagcaacaaaacaaggaTTCAAGTAcggcagcaaacaaaataattgaaaaaagcaagaaaagcgACAGAGATGACCAAAAGAATATTCCAAAAGCCCAGGACAATCAAAAAGAGGTTAAC ATCCAATTGTAA
- the LOC125770088 gene encoding multivesicular body subunit 12B, which yields MLKSSTQQQKNILNTVIGALPDNRPITSLQLVEEFEKCPKNFQPINKTYDQDQDADLWREKMLIGKRTTRYLCQSKSEGLPGYIVETLKIINEKEITPEGFSQLTRTADTEQKAWRKRQLVYRLAKKGSTKQAVTDIILCSRLRQAPEGFTLAGDINGILVCFKSSPVPHRPSPSVPSRQSITELEKTIENLKIQSNAAAVQSQDHEYEQLLSSYQLSPKRVAPKPPIYSTGTLNIHTDVEGVPFLLNPALKQYPNDIPPVYVLTGAQQEYDFQLERQVLCTTKSQNDQSTNPFFH from the exons ATGTTAAAATCCAgcacgcaacaacaaaaaaacattctcaacACTGTAATTGGTGCTTTGCCAGATAATCGACCCATAACGTCATTGCAGCTGGTGGaagaatttgaaaaatgtCCCAAAAACTTCCAGCCCATCAATAAGACTTACGATCAAGATCAGGATGCAGATTTGTGGCGTGAAAAAATGCTGATAGGCAAACGGACGACGAGGTATTTGTGTCAATCTAAATCGGAAGGACTGCCAGGCTACATAGTAGAaacgttaaaaataataaatgaaaaagaaattactCCCGAGGGCTTCTCGCAGCTTACGAGAACTGCTGACACGGAACAGAAAGCATGGCGCAAAAGACAACTCGTTTATCGGTTGGCAAAAAAGGGATCCACCAAGCAAGCCGTTACGGATATTATACTGTGCTCTAGGCTCCGCCAAGCCCCGGAAGGGTTTACGCTAGCAGG TGATATAAACGGCATTCTAGTGTGCTTTAAATCTTCACCCGTTCCACATCGGCCTTCTCCAAGTGTACCGTCACGGCAAAGCATAACTGAACTTGAGAAAACTATTGAAAATTTGAAGATACAGTCAAAT GCTGCAGCGGTACAATCACAAGACCACGAATACGAACAATTGTTATCGTCATATCAGCTTTCACCCAAGCGTGTAGCCCCAAAACCACCTATATATTCAACTGGCACGTTGAATATTCACACCGACGTTGAAGGCGTTCCATTTTTGCTCAATCCCGCTCTAAAACAATATCCCAACGAT ATCCCACCCGTTTATGTACTGACAGGCGCACAACAAGAATATGACTTTCAATTGGAGCGACAAGTACTGTGCACAACAAAATCCCAAAATGATCAATCAACAAATCCGTTCTTCCACTGA